One Oryza glaberrima chromosome 10, OglaRS2, whole genome shotgun sequence DNA segment encodes these proteins:
- the LOC127752945 gene encoding aquaporin NIP3-1 — protein sequence MEMAAPNGGGAAGMSSPVNGASAPATPGTPAPLFAGPRVDSLSYERKSMPRCKCLPAAVAEAWAPSAHGCVVEIPAPDVSLTRKLGAEFVGTFILIFFATAAPIVNQKYGGAISPFGNAACAGLAVTTIILSTGHISGAHLNPSLTIAFAALRHFPWLQVPAYVAVQVLGSICAGFALKGVFHPFLSGGVTVPDPTISTAQAFFTEFIITFNLLFVVTAVATDTRAVGELAGIAVGAAVTLNILIAGPTTGGSMNPVRTLGPAVAAGNYRQLWIYLIAPTLGAVAGAGVYTAVKLRDENGETPRPQRSFRR from the exons atggagatggcggcgccgaacgggggcggcgcggcggggatgTCGTCGCCGGTGAACggggcgtcggcgccggcgacgccggggacgccggcgccgctgttCGCGGGGCCGCGGGTGGACTCGCTGTCGTACGAGCGCAAGTCGATGCCGCGGTGCAAGTgcctgccggcggcggtggcggaggcgtgggcgcCGTCGGCGCACGGCTGCGTCGTGGAGATCCCGGCGCCGGACGTCTCGCTCACCCGCAAG CTTGGAGCGGAGTTCGTGGGGACGTTCATCCTCATCTTCttcgcgacggcggcgccgatcgTGAACCAGAAGTACGGCGGCGCGATCTCGCCGTTCGGGAACGCGGCGTGCGCGGGGCTCGCCGTGACGACCATCATCCTGTCGACGGGGCACATCTCCGGCGCCCACCTCAACCCGTCGCTCACCATCGCCTTCGCCGCGCTCCGCCACTTCCCGTGGCTGCAGGTCCCGGCGTACGTCGCCGTCCAGGTGCTCGGCTCCATCTGCGCCGGCTTCGCCCTCAAGGGCGTCTTCCACCCCTTCCTCTCCGGCGGCGTCACCGTCCCCGACCccaccatctccaccgcccAGGCCTTCTTCACCGAGTTCATCATCACCTTCAACCTCCTCttcgtcgtcaccgccgtcgccaccgacacccgcgccgtcggcgagctcgccggcatcgccgtcggcgccgccgtcacccTCAACATCCTCATCGCCGG GCCGACGACAGGAGGGTCGATGAACCCGGTGAGGACGCTggggccggcggtggcggcgggcaaCTACCGGCAGCTGTGGATATACCTGATCGCGCCGACGCTgggcgcggtcgccggcgccggcgtgtaCACGGCGGTGAAGCTCCGCGACGAGAACGGCGAGACCCCGCGCCCCCAGCGCAGCTTCCGCCGCTGA
- the LOC127753233 gene encoding UPF0496 protein 4 isoform X1, with product MSSVEMSRAHGSPRSFFPVGNPFRVMFPGGAHLSRKLQELLASYEDALALSLRKLKPEAASDVLTLSWMRLAVDCLSELHTNIANLITDLELPVSDWDDKWVDIYLNSSVKLLDICIALSSELSRLDQGQLLLQYALHVLGSESGVPSQEQLKRAEPSLREWMELVGVRCPRLVSCSATLQELAGNLSLMKVKNSAKGKVLMRALYGIESVTVFVCSIFVAVLSGSPKPLVEFHVPEKFGWSQAFNDLHTAVSEELTRQLAGGSVAAVKELEEVEACAKRLHVLASTSQLEEEAANLANAVSHTEEEVMSDSIVQEGDHHCGLKLADDTTRECEVVISESIAEEGTHEAEMKKDISYEKGVAMVERISYEEHQDSNVKQANGSSDESALVVPERTSVQESKEELLNCISSMSKSAEGLRHGLDSLSKRVGDFFQIVLTGRDALLCNLRISDAASKVAEVSS from the exons ATGAG TTCAGTGGAGATGAGTCGCGCACACGGTAGTCCCAGATCGTTCTTCCCTGTGGGGAATCCCTTTCGAGTTATGTTTCCGGGGGGAGCCCACCTATCTCGGAAGCTCCAAGAGTTGCTCGCTTCGTATGAGGATGCCCTCGCATTGAGCTTAAGGAAGCTCAAGCCGGAGGCCGCCTCGGATGTCCTCACCTTGTCATGGATGAGGCTTGCAGTGGATTGCTTGTCAGAGCTGCACACCAACATAGCGAACCTGATAACCGATCTCGAGCTGCCTGTCTCGGATTGGGATGACAAATGGGTGGACATTTATCTCAACAGCAGCGTGAAGCTGCTGGATATTTGCATCGCGCTGAGCTCAGAGCTGTCTCGTTTGGATCAAGGGCAGTTGCTTCTGCAGTATGCCCTGCATGTGTTGGGCTCGGAGAGTGGTGTGCCGTCGCAGGAGCAACTCAAGAGAGCTGAGCCATCACTTAGGGAGTGGATGGAGCTGGTGGGCGTAAGATGTCCAAGGCTTGTTAGCTGCTCAGCGACCTTGCAGGAGCTTGCTGGGAACCTTTCTCTGATGAAGGTCAAGAACTCCGCGAAAGGGAAAGTGCTCATGAGAGCGTTATATGGAATCGAGTCTGTGACGGTGTTCGTATGCAGTATTTTTGTAGCTGTACTGTCTGGCAGCCCCAAGCCACTGGTGGAGTTTCATGTCCCTGAAAAATTTGGTTGGTCTCAGGCCTTCAATGACCTTCATACTGCTGTCAGTGAGGAACTTACAAGGCAATTAGCCGGTGGAAGTGTTGCAGCTGTAAAAGAGCTGGAAGAAGTTGAAGCATGTGCTAAAAGGCTGCATGTATTGGCTAGCACTTCTCAGCTTGAAGAAGAAGCTGCCAACCTGGCAAATGCTGTTAGCCATACAGAGGAAGAGGTCATGTCAGACAGCATTGTGCAGGAAGGAGACCATCACTGCGGTCTTAAACTTGCTGACGACACTACCAGAGAGTGTGAAGTGGTAATTTCAGAGAGTATTGCAGAAGAAGGAACACACGAAGCTGAAATGAAGAAGGATATCAGCTATGAAAAGGGAGTGGCAATGGTTGAGAGAATCAGTTACGAAGAGCACCAAGATAGTAACGTAAAGCAGGCGAATGGCAGCAGCGATGAGAGCGCCCTGGTTGTTCCTGAGAGAACCAGTGTCCAGGAAAGCAAGGAGGAACTATTAAACTGCATATCCAGCATGTCGAAAAGCGCCGAGGGGCTCCGGCATGGGTTGGACTCCCTATCGAAGCGCGTAGGCGACTTCTTTCAGATCGTGCTTACGGGACGTGATGCATTGCTCTGCAACCTCAGGATCTCGGATGCAGCAAGCAAGGTCGCCGAGGTCAGTTCTTGA
- the LOC127753233 gene encoding UPF0496 protein 4 isoform X2 — translation MSRAHGSPRSFFPVGNPFRVMFPGGAHLSRKLQELLASYEDALALSLRKLKPEAASDVLTLSWMRLAVDCLSELHTNIANLITDLELPVSDWDDKWVDIYLNSSVKLLDICIALSSELSRLDQGQLLLQYALHVLGSESGVPSQEQLKRAEPSLREWMELVGVRCPRLVSCSATLQELAGNLSLMKVKNSAKGKVLMRALYGIESVTVFVCSIFVAVLSGSPKPLVEFHVPEKFGWSQAFNDLHTAVSEELTRQLAGGSVAAVKELEEVEACAKRLHVLASTSQLEEEAANLANAVSHTEEEVMSDSIVQEGDHHCGLKLADDTTRECEVVISESIAEEGTHEAEMKKDISYEKGVAMVERISYEEHQDSNVKQANGSSDESALVVPERTSVQESKEELLNCISSMSKSAEGLRHGLDSLSKRVGDFFQIVLTGRDALLCNLRISDAASKVAEVSS, via the coding sequence ATGAGTCGCGCACACGGTAGTCCCAGATCGTTCTTCCCTGTGGGGAATCCCTTTCGAGTTATGTTTCCGGGGGGAGCCCACCTATCTCGGAAGCTCCAAGAGTTGCTCGCTTCGTATGAGGATGCCCTCGCATTGAGCTTAAGGAAGCTCAAGCCGGAGGCCGCCTCGGATGTCCTCACCTTGTCATGGATGAGGCTTGCAGTGGATTGCTTGTCAGAGCTGCACACCAACATAGCGAACCTGATAACCGATCTCGAGCTGCCTGTCTCGGATTGGGATGACAAATGGGTGGACATTTATCTCAACAGCAGCGTGAAGCTGCTGGATATTTGCATCGCGCTGAGCTCAGAGCTGTCTCGTTTGGATCAAGGGCAGTTGCTTCTGCAGTATGCCCTGCATGTGTTGGGCTCGGAGAGTGGTGTGCCGTCGCAGGAGCAACTCAAGAGAGCTGAGCCATCACTTAGGGAGTGGATGGAGCTGGTGGGCGTAAGATGTCCAAGGCTTGTTAGCTGCTCAGCGACCTTGCAGGAGCTTGCTGGGAACCTTTCTCTGATGAAGGTCAAGAACTCCGCGAAAGGGAAAGTGCTCATGAGAGCGTTATATGGAATCGAGTCTGTGACGGTGTTCGTATGCAGTATTTTTGTAGCTGTACTGTCTGGCAGCCCCAAGCCACTGGTGGAGTTTCATGTCCCTGAAAAATTTGGTTGGTCTCAGGCCTTCAATGACCTTCATACTGCTGTCAGTGAGGAACTTACAAGGCAATTAGCCGGTGGAAGTGTTGCAGCTGTAAAAGAGCTGGAAGAAGTTGAAGCATGTGCTAAAAGGCTGCATGTATTGGCTAGCACTTCTCAGCTTGAAGAAGAAGCTGCCAACCTGGCAAATGCTGTTAGCCATACAGAGGAAGAGGTCATGTCAGACAGCATTGTGCAGGAAGGAGACCATCACTGCGGTCTTAAACTTGCTGACGACACTACCAGAGAGTGTGAAGTGGTAATTTCAGAGAGTATTGCAGAAGAAGGAACACACGAAGCTGAAATGAAGAAGGATATCAGCTATGAAAAGGGAGTGGCAATGGTTGAGAGAATCAGTTACGAAGAGCACCAAGATAGTAACGTAAAGCAGGCGAATGGCAGCAGCGATGAGAGCGCCCTGGTTGTTCCTGAGAGAACCAGTGTCCAGGAAAGCAAGGAGGAACTATTAAACTGCATATCCAGCATGTCGAAAAGCGCCGAGGGGCTCCGGCATGGGTTGGACTCCCTATCGAAGCGCGTAGGCGACTTCTTTCAGATCGTGCTTACGGGACGTGATGCATTGCTCTGCAACCTCAGGATCTCGGATGCAGCAAGCAAGGTCGCCGAGGTCAGTTCTTGA
- the LOC127786145 gene encoding cytochrome P450 89A2-like: MAIDATQWLLLLVVFLVAFLFTLLAKHGTVKRKHGVRVPPGPLAVPVLGSLVWLTHSSSANLEPLLRRLIARHGPVVSLRVGSRLSIFVADRRVAHAALVGRGAALADRPPDVTHSLLGESRNTITRSGYGPVWRLLRRNLVVETTHPSRVRLFAPARSWVRRVLVDKLADAGAHPASPPRVLEVFRYAMFSLLVLMCFGERLDEAAVRAIGAAQHDFLLYLGRKTSVFMFYPAITKHLFRGRVHLGLAVRRRQKELFMPLINSRRERKKQIQQSGDPAASSEKKDDNTTFNHSYVDTLLTIRLQDVDGDGDRALTDDEMVSLCSEFLSAGTDTTATALQWIMAELVKNPSIQSKLHDEIKSKTSDGDDHDEITEDDARNNLPYLKAVILEGLRKHPPMHLLLPHKAAEDVEVGGYLIPKGATVIFMVAEMGRDEKEWEKPTEFIPERFMAGGGDGEGVDVTGSREIRMMPFGAGRRICAALSVAMLHLEYFVANMVKEFEWKEVAGDEVDFAERLEFTTVMAKPLRVRLIKRA, encoded by the coding sequence atggccatCGATGCAACACAATGGCTCCTgctcctcgtcgtcttcctcgtcgcgTTCCTCTTCACCCTCCTCGCGAAGCATGGCACCGTTAAGCGGAAGCACGGCGTCCGCGTCCCGCCTGGCCCGCTCGCCGTGCCCGTGCTCGGAAGCCTCGTGTGGCTGACGCACTCCTCCTCGGCGAACCTGGAGCCGCTCCTGCGGCGACTGATCGCGCGGCACGGCCCCGTCGTGTCGCTGCGCGTGGGCTCCCGCCTCTCCATCTTCGTGGCCGACCGCCGCGTCGCGCACGCCGCCCTGGTGGGGCgcggcgccgcgctcgccgaccgcccccCGGACGTCACGCACTCGCTGCTCGGCGAGAGCAGGAACACCATCACGCGCTCCGGCTACGGCCCCGTgtggcgcctcctccgccgcaaccTCGTCGTCGAGACGACGCACCCGTCGCGCGTCCGCCTCTTCGCGCCCGCGCGCTCCTGGGTTCGCCGCGTGCTCGTCGACAAGCTCGCGGACGCGGGCGCGCACCCTGCGTCTCCTCCTCGCGTGCTGGAGGTGTTCAGGTACGCCATGTTCAGCCTCCTCGTGCTCATGTGCTTCGGCGAGCGGCTCGACGAGGCCGCGGTGCGCGCCATCGGCGCCGCGCAGCACGATTTCCTCCTGTACCTCGGGAGGAAGACGAGCGTCTTCATGTTCTACCCGGCGATCACCAAGCACCTCTTCCGCGGGCGCGTCCACCTAGGCctcgccgtgcggcggcggcagaaggAGCTCTTCATGCCACTCATCAACTCCCGGCGAGAGCGCAAGAAACAAATTCAACAATCCGGTGATCCAGCGGCATCATCAGAGAAGAAGGACGACAACACAACATTCAACCACTCGTACGTCGACACACTGCTGACCATAAGACTACaagacgtcgacggcgacggcgaccgcgcGCTCACCGACGACGAGATGGTCAGCCTCTGCTCCGAGTTCCTCAGCGCCGGCACCGACACGACGGCCACCGCGCTGCAGTGGATCATGGCCGAGCTGGTCAAGAACCCATCCATCCAATCCAAGCTCCACGACGAGATCAAGTCCAAgaccagcgacggcgacgaccacgacgaGATCACCGAGGACGACGCCCGCAACAACCTCCCGTACCTGAAGGCCGTCATCCTCGAGGGGCTCAGGAAGCACCCGCCTATGCACTTGCTGCTCCCACacaaggcggcggaggacgtcgAGGTCGGCGGGTACCTCATCCCCAAGGGCGCGACGGTGATCTTCATGGTGGCCGAGATGGGCAGGGACGAGAAGGAGTGGGAGAAGCCGACGGAGTTCATCCCGGAGCGGttcatggccggcggcggcgatggcgagggcgtCGACGTGACCGGCAGCAGAGAGATCAGGATGATGCCGTTCGGCGCCGGGAGGAGGATCTGCGCCGCGCTCAGCGTCGCCATGCTGCACCTGGAGTACTTCGTGGCGAACATGGTGAAGGAGTTCGAGTggaaggaggtcgccggcgacgaggtggacTTCGCCGAGAGGCTCGAGTTCACCACCGTCATGGCAAAGCCGCTCCGCGTCCGGCTAATTAAACGAGCCTAA